The window ATGGTGATTCATTAAATGGATCGAAAATTGTAGCATATGCATCAAAAATTAACTTCGGAGagcttgtttttattatattgaattGGTTGAATTAAAGACTTGtttcttaattgaaaaaaaaagaatgatgtaCTACTTTAATGAAAATGGAACTGGGTTAGAGTAATATTTCAATACAATCCACCAATGGGTGACCCAATGAGTGCACTCATTGAATTTGGAGCCACATCTAGGGTTTGCAAACTATAATGGCCCTCCAAATtggaatggaaagaaaaaaaaaaaaaaaaattgtgaaggtTGTAGACCAGAGAACATGGGTATGATGGTCAGAGGTCAACTCATTTTGCAGAATTGGAAGATTAAATGAGTTAATAGGCTCTTAGGACTGTGCCCTAATACCATGTGAAGAGCTGGCAAGAAATTGAACCAGTTCTGGTCAACTTCTACTTACTAAACAGTACTTCCAAGTATTAGACATTAAATCTAACTCAACCATCCTCATTAATGAAAATGATTGGTTTATTAGATAATTTATGAGAAGTTTAGTTTTAGAAACAAGGTTACATAAGACGGGACGTTTAGCGACGGTCCAAACTAACTTGATATACATTATTGACTTATATATTGTCGATcaaattggtagttcaacaaaGAGGgtgcaaattttttttaaaattaaaaatattaataatgaattaTGAAGACATAGCATTAGTCCTTGTTGGTGTTGCCACCTCTAAACGCCATATTAAGGGGGGCAAAAGGCAACAAAGTAAGATataattgtttttctctttatggGCATGGGAATATTGAGATTGATAGGGTGACATCGAAAACATATCAGGAGGAATAATATTATTGAGAAAATCATATCACATGTCATAGGCCATCTTGTAATAGTATTTTTAGTAGAggataatatgataaaaatgggttgggttggtttggtttggtttaggCAGAAATGGGCCACCCAGTTGCCATTGTTACCAAACCTAAGACATGCAAAGCTGGACCCAGATCATAGGATAAAATGTGGTTTCCTTTTGATCCCCCACCCAATATTATACCCTTTTCCCATGTTAAATTATTAGTAATGAAAGGTCATCAAGGATCACCTGTAGAAAAAGGGGCTGGTAACATCCCAAAACCGCCCTTCGTCCCACAAGGGACAGCTCCCTCCAAGTGTGGAGAAAGGTGTCCTTTTCCACCCAAAAGATGCTCCCATTAAAGGACTTGAACCCAAAGACAGTGCCCCTGGATTGAAGGGCACCTTGGAAGGGGTGAAGTTGAGTAATATTCATGCATGGTGATGAGATGGTGGTGAATGCTGGTGATTCCCTTCCTTCCATTTTAAGAAGACTCCCCCCTCCCCCCACATGAGTCTGAGTAATGGTGTCTCTCACAAGGCATTCATGGTGGGGTGGAACCAAAAACTGGTCCAGAGTGCCTGCACATAGATTTGGTTTATGGTCACTGtctttgattattattattttaaaccaaAACCCTCCCATCATAATAATtgttacttaaaaaataaaatacatgcaAGTCATCCATCTGCGTGGTCGGCGTCCATTGATCCCCTTatgtttcatttgaaaaaaatatatatatatcaaagaatAGGAATAACTTCTCCTTCTCAACTGGACTGTGACTGATTAATTACTCTATAGTTCCATTAGTCAACAAAAATGGTATATTCTTGTTtcgaaaacataaaattattattattatatttattttatgatttttaaaccaTAAAATTTGAGCAGCCCCCATGATAACTAATCTCAGAAGTTGACAACTTCAAacttctttaaataattattatccaAAGCTTTCATGTTTAGTTATTCAACTACCTAGATAACCATATTATAGTTTTCTAATCAACTGTTATATCAGTCTTGTTTGGATCGTTTAGAACTATAAATCACCATTTCCTAAAATAATCATCTCCTTcgataaataaatgagaaaccTATTTGTCAATGgacataattaaagaaaaagatattgGATTGTGAAATCTGAATAAATTATATTGTGCTTCGTTTGAGATATTAAGGGGTCGGCCTTCCCAACAAGCTAGTGGGGGTTGAAGGAGGGTAGTGTtttctagaaattttttttaatgtgatgAATGATGAGTTTACCTCTATTGTacatttaacatttttattttttgagagaaTATGATCGTAATTAAAAGGTGTTTTTCGAGGGTTTCACcgttataacattttttttttctttttttttattagtagatTATTGAATGTTTGTGCATTATGTGGACATAGGGATCGCATTGACAGCCGAACTACGTTAAAAAActcttgtatttttctttattttctacttgTATGTGTGCTCTATTTGATTAACAAAAGATGAGAAATTAATgagttttattatatattttgcttTAAATGACATTAGGGTTTTCATTTGTggatttgtttattattttttggccACCGGATTAATTAAATCCAATTCAAGTAAGATTAAGACATGGAATAGGTGTAAgtgataatgaaataataataaggataatcATCTGTCATTGCCCATACAAGTTTTTCTGTTTGTCATCTTCATATTATAATATTCACCAAAGGATTTGCTTTGGAAGAGTTTGGTTACAAAGGGCCATACTATTTGCTTTGTTTAGGTTTGGAAGAGTCTGGGGTGGCTGCTTTCTGGGTTGGTTCAATAGTCAATACGAAGTACTTAACCTGGATCGAGATTTTCAACTGACCGTTCTTTTGTTCAGGTTTGAATGGCAGCTTTTGTTTCAAAACTATTTGTTTAGAATCTTCTTATAAGATGTTGGTTTATTAtgaacatgcattttatttttacttgagCATCTAAAATCATCTAAGTGCTTAAatcggttttatttttttctaaatcgattgaaaatttgttctaaaTGAAAACcttaatgttatttatatatagttaaaaaggttttcaaaatgACAAGCTATCAAACTGGTTTCATAaggattttatattaaaagatataaaattctaaaaactaTAGAGTTCATTTATGtatttttggatgatttttataaaaatagagaTCGGTTGTTACACTTAAATAAATGGTGAATATTTAATAATGATTAATTTAGAGATAACTCTTCCccatataaaacaataaattttgaTCCTTCAAGTATGAATTGAAACCCAAACTAGaaattgatagaaaattttaatattaatatgaatCGGGTTCCTATCATATGAGCCTATGCTTACTATTTGTGCCAATTAGCCTAACCCACATGAACCTAATGTGATTTTTGAACCAACTTGGACTATTAGATTTAATACTTGAATTGAGTTTGTGTAATATTTTCTTtcgattcaaaattaatttgggTTGGGCTTCAGCCAAAATTTATGGaactaaaatattttctctaaatccaaaattaatttgGGTTGAGCTTCAGCCAAGATTTATGcaactcaaatatgaaatgaACTCATctaatattctttataatatttataatttgtataattttatataacaatatttattttcttaatcttaaggaataaaattcaaaattattattatgttatatactattttattttgatagaaagataaataaatttatttttatttttttgttattatcttaaagatattttgatatttgttattatcttaaacaaaataatacacGAGAAAGTTCAATCCAGCCCaacttgattttaatttatacatattatcTTGGTTTGAGCATGCGCTAGGTTGGTTACGAACCCAACCCAATATGCATTAATGAGTTTTCAGGTCTAACAGACAGTTTAGGCCCAAATCCTGGCCCATAGCTGCAAAATGTCATGGGCCTCATCTGGGCCCCAAAGTTCAACCTTAATACTTTTGGGCTAAATTTAGGCCCTTCAATCCAAGGGTGGAGTGCCTTGGCTCTTGCCACTGAGGCTGAATTTAGTCTGAAGTGTCTGAAGGTGAAGGAAAGTAACAGTTTCATATAATACAATAATACAAATACGAAGGAGTTAGTAGATTCGAAGGGTCTTATCCCAACTATTATGGGGATATCCATTGCACATGGCCAAGCCTTTTCTTTGAAAAAGACTagaaggaagaaagaaacaaaaatggaagaagacatcccaaaatatttataatatttgaaatactaaaaaagcgtttgatagtgattttaagaagtgtttttagttttttttttttattatacttgaaagataaaaaattttaaatattaaaaagattagatatattttctaaaatcacagTCAAATACTATTTAAAAGTAGCTTAGAACGCCAGCTTTTAAGaatgattgaataaaattttccaaCTTGGATCTCCtatattttaacataatttattttgattacgAAAGAGTAAGAAGGCTTGTACTTTTAACTTAAATGTCATGCATTTTGAATTGAACGGAGAATATATAAGATCAAAAGAAAaccagagagaaaaaaaaaatcaatgtcaatgatGCGGTTGCTCTTGGTTTTAGCTTTCAGAATTTTGTGCCTTAATTTTGGTTCGGTCTCTGTCATCCACCATAGACTATCTTTGGCCAAATCAACAGAAACATAGTCCATTTTCATGAAGTTTTAAGGATAAGAGTGGCGTCTATCAAAGGGAAATTATTCAAACATGCTTTTACATTGCTGACCGTTAAGACTCGCACATATGGTGACAATAGAAACATTCCTCAAGTTGCAATAGAGATTCAAAGAGGCCACAGAAAGCCTCCCTATCATATGACAACCTTGCTTACACTCTGCCATTTCAGCTCTCCTTTCTTTTACTAATTCATCTTCCACCTCCATTCCCTGCTTGACTAAACATGAAGACTTACTCaaaaaatttgattcaaatgGTGGATCAACTTGATAGTCTCCATATTTGGATAAGTAATGTTGAGACACAAATATCTCAACCCATTAATGAGTCATCATATGTTGAATAAGAGGAAACATCTTAAGCTAACAACTAGGAAAATGCGGAGGAGTAAGAGACAATTCAAGCACCACGACACCCCATATCTCAATGGGCTAGAGGGTTGCTTGAAAGAAGACATGAAGTTTATGACACCACTGAAGATATCACAAAGCAAGTAAGAATGGAGGTTCAtgattttgaaggaaaagtggATGCTACTCAATTTTTTGATTGGCTAGCTATAATTGAAGAGTACTTTGATTGGTATCACATGATTGATGATCAAAGAGTGAGGTTAGCTAAAATGAAACTGGTGGGATTAGCAAAAGTTTGGGTTAAGATTAGGTTGGCAAAACCTTtaacttaatctaacccaaactTCTCAATCAATGCTTACAATTTTTGTGGTTTGATTTCAACTTGGTTAGGCATGCCCCAAGcgtgttgtaattatagttaaattttttagtgAGGGTGTGTTTAACAAAAACATTAATGTTTGGCATCTAATGATATACTTATATCTAACATtactatttataaaaatgatgaaatgtaTGTAAAGCATATGTTAGATCAATTTTGAGTTGAGACTAAGTCGGGGAAACCTCAACTCAATCCTAGCGTTGAGACCAAGTTGGTGGAACCTCAACTCAATCCTGGCTCAACCTTCTTAATCAAAGCTTATAGTGGGGTTTGATTTCAAGTAGGTTAGACTTACCTCAAACATGTGTTATCATAGTTAATAAGTGACTTAGGGTCATTGGTGATagtagggatgacaatgggacGGGTTTTTTTCGGGTACTCGCCCCGCCCCGCTCCTAATGGGACggactttaaatttaataaacgggtttgggacgggtatgagattttttttttaaaaatccggGGCGGGTTTGGGTATTACCCCATCCTGtcccgtttacatataaaattaatttaatttaaaattttattttactatttttaatatatagataataataataaaatttaatcaaataagttataaaaaatataataaatttattatttataaaatatatttattttaatgtaattaaaaatttaaaaagtaattttaaaaaaaaaaaaatttaaaagctaaatggGGCGGGGTGGGtctcgtttaattttttaaacgggaaggggatgagaattgtttttaataaacggggtagggttgggatgggggcgacccgtcccATTGCCATTCCTAGGTGATAGGGTTGCAATTTGCGTTAATTTGCCTAACCCAACATGAACCTGATGCAATTTTTGAATGAATGTAGACAATTAGGCTTAATACTTAAATTGAGTTTGGGTTATATTTACTCTCAATCCAAGCTTAATTTGGGTTGGGCTTCAACATCAGTTTATCCAACTTAAATCTAAAATGAACTcatttaatattctttataatatttataatttgtataattttatataatgatatttatttacttatttaatttgaaagaacaaaattcaaaatattattatattatatactattttattttgctagaaagataaatatttttttattaccttaaaaaaatgtcttttttactatttagatatttgtataaatatatggatttttttaatacaaaataatgcAGAGGAAAGTTCAATCCAATCCaacttgattttaatttatacatataaatCAACTCCATCAAATGGTTGGATTGAATTTGGGTTAAGCACCTTATATTAAAAGACTGGATtaaattggattgttgaatgTTTCTGGGTTTGAGCATGCGCTAGGTTAGTTACAAACCCAACCCAACATGCATTAATGCATTTTCAGGTCTAATAGATAGTTTAGGCCCAAATCCCCGTCCTGTACATGGGCCTAATATTTCAATTAGGCCCAAATCATGGCCCCTATCTGCAAAAGATGCCATGGGCCTGCTCTAGGCTCCAAAGGTcaacctatttttcttttgggcAAAACTTGGTATTGTCCATGAATCCAAGGATGGAGTGCCTTGGCTCTTGCCACTGAGACTGAATTTAGTCTGAAGTTTCTGAAGGTcaatgaaagtaaaaaattttatacaatACAATAATTTCAATGTGCTTGAATAATTTCAAGGGGTCTGATCCCAACTGTAATGGGGATATTCCTTTGCACATGGCCAAGCCTTTTCTTGGAAGAAGACCCGgcagaaagggaaaaaaaaatggaagaagacgGTCAAACAAAGAAAGCCAATAAAGAAGACATcccaaaatattcaaaatatttgaaatactAAAAGTAGTTTAGAAAAGGATGCttgaataaaattttccaaCTTGGATCTCCTATATTTTGACATAATTTACTTTGGTTACGAAAGAGTAAGAAGGCTTGCACTTCTAACTTAAATGCCATGCATTTTGAATTGAATGGAGATTAAGATCAAGAGAAAAccagagagaaaaataaaaaattcaatgtcAATGATGCGGTTGCTCTTGGTTTTAGCTTTCAGACTTTTCGGCCTTAGGCCTCTGTCATCCACCACAGACTCTCTCTGGTCAAATCAACAGAAACATAGTCcgttttcatgaattttgaaggATAAAGAGTGGCGGCTATGAAAGGGAAATTATTCAAACTCGAGTTGTCTATTACTTTTTGGGCTAACAGAAATTCAAACATTACCGCATGCTTTACACTGCTGACCGTTACTTGGACTTGCACATGTAGACAAAAGAAACATGCTACAGGTTGCAATAGAAAGTCAAAGAGGCCACAGATATTCTCCTTATTATATGACAACCTCGCTTACACTCCTTCTTTCTTTTACTAATTCATCTTCCACCTCAGTTCCTTTTTGTGTCAGATTCATCCATTCATTGTTTGACTAAATATGAAGACTTAATCAAAATCACCATTCTCATATAAAGAGCCTGGAGTGTTCTTGTTGCTGTTGCTCTTTCAATCCTCCATCAACAAATTGTGGTAGCCATGAAGGTTTTCAATACGGAGTCGGGTGCCCTGGAGATGGATTCTGGAGAAAAGCGGCTCAATGAGCTTGGATACAAGCAAGAACTCAGAAGAGAGATGGTTATGTAGTTTCTTCCATGTCATGTATTTTGAAGAATTCCATGaaattttccattcttttttaGGGAATAAAGTCTCATTGATCTTGGGTTCTTTTTGTAGACTCTGTTTAAGACCCTGGCAATTACATTCTCGAGCATGGCGGTTTTCACAGGGACACCTCTTTATGGTTCATGTCTGCGATATGCAGGCCCTGCCAGCTTAATATGGGGATGGGTTGTGGTCACATTTTTCACATGGTTTGTTGGAATTGCCATGGCTGAAATATGCTCCTCTTTCCCAGTAAGTATCGTCTTCCCCAACACCGATATTAGGAGAAGATTTGTATTAAGAAAACCATGTTCCCCTGCACCCCATTCTTCATGTAAATCAATATCATTTCTTTTTGCTTCGAAGTGTGTTTTTGGAAATCTACTTAGTGGAATTTATCTTTGTTGTCAAAAATGAACTCTAAACAGACAACTGGTTCCCTCTACTTCTGGGCTGCCCATTTGGCCGGACCCAGATGGGGGCCATTCGCGTCGTGGTGCTGTGCATGGCTCGAGGCCGTCGGCCTCATTGCAGGAATTGGCGCTCAGGTACTGCAACTTCCTTTATGCATGTTTTCATTGAGCACCAACGCCATCTTTTCGACtaagaataatgataacaatgaaTGATGAACCTGTGTTTTATGCTTCTACTAGGCATTTTCAGGATCTCAGGCACTGCAATTTATCATTCTTTTGGCCACTGGAAATAACAAGGGGGGAGGCTACTTCGCTTCTAAGGGCGTATTCTTAGGCATGTATGTGGGCCTCACCATCATTTGGGCAGTTCTCAACACGTTTGCACTACAAGTCGTTGCATTCCTTAGCATAATTTCCATATGGTGGCAGGTATGTATGCATTTtaacctttttgtttcttggaattCCCTCTTCTGCTTCATTCGCTATACTGCATACGGCTCAGAGAATTCCTTGCTTTCCATGCAATTTTCAAGTTCTGATGCAAAATATGCAGATCCTTGGTGGTCTGGTCGTGATTATAATGCTTCCACTGGTGGCGCGGCCCACACAACCAGCCTCTTACGTGTTCACTCATTTTGAAACCGCACCTGAATCAACAGGAATATCTAGCAAACCTTATGCTGTAATTTTATCGGTACTCCTGAGCAACTACTGTTTATATGGCTACGACACTGCTGCCCATCTAACTGAGGAAACGAAGGGTGCTGATAGAACTGGCCCCATTGCAATTCTTTCTAGTATTGGGATCATCTCATTCTTCGGATGGGCTTACAACTTAGCTCTCACCTTCAGCATCCAGGTACCCTTTAAAGATGGACTCCAGTTTCCATATCTCTTCAAGCAAGATAGCATGACATGAGACTGTAATTCAAATGCAGGATCCAAACTACTTATACGACCCAAACAATGAGACAGGTGGGGGCCTTGTACCAGCACAGATAATTTACGATGCATTCCACCGGAGATATCAGAGTGCCACCGGCGCTGTAGTTTTTATGTGCATCATCTGGGGATCCTTCTTCTTTTGTGGGCTTTCCGTCACAGCTAGTGCTGCCAGGGTTGTAAGTAAAACCATTCTCACTCCTCATTTTCATTGCAAACTCCTCTCAAAATCCATGCAATATGCATATTGAACCTCAAATCTGAAGTTTCCCTATGCTCTGATTAGGTTTATGCTCTATCTCGAGATAATGGAATTCCATTTTCACCAATTTGGCGAAAAATTCATCCCAAGTACAAGGTTCCCAGGAATGCAGTGTGGCTCTGTGCGGTCATCGGCATGCTTCTCGGGCTGCCCATCTTGAAACTGGACGTAATCTTCACTGCCATAATTTCAATAAGCACCATTGGGTGGGTCGGTGGCTATGCGGTCCCTATATTTGCGAGGCTGGTCATGGCTGAGAAGAATTTTAAACCAGGACCCTTTTATCTAGGGAGAGCAAGAAGGCCAGTCTGCTTAGTAGCCTTCCTGTGGATATGTTATACCTGTTCAGCCTTCTTGTTGCCAACTGTCTACCCTATCACATGGGACACTTTCAACTATG is drawn from Vitis riparia cultivar Riparia Gloire de Montpellier isolate 1030 chromosome 18, EGFV_Vit.rip_1.0, whole genome shotgun sequence and contains these coding sequences:
- the LOC117906829 gene encoding amino-acid permease BAT1 homolog, encoding MKVFNTESGALEMDSGEKRLNELGYKQELRREMTLFKTLAITFSSMAVFTGTPLYGSCLRYAGPASLIWGWVVVTFFTWFVGIAMAEICSSFPTTGSLYFWAAHLAGPRWGPFASWCCAWLEAVGLIAGIGAQAFSGSQALQFIILLATGNNKGGGYFASKGVFLGMYVGLTIIWAVLNTFALQVVAFLSIISIWWQILGGLVVIIMLPLVARPTQPASYVFTHFETAPESTGISSKPYAVILSVLLSNYCLYGYDTAAHLTEETKGADRTGPIAILSSIGIISFFGWAYNLALTFSIQDPNYLYDPNNETGGGLVPAQIIYDAFHRRYQSATGAVVFMCIIWGSFFFCGLSVTASAARVVYALSRDNGIPFSPIWRKIHPKYKVPRNAVWLCAVIGMLLGLPILKLDVIFTAIISISTIGWVGGYAVPIFARLVMAEKNFKPGPFYLGRARRPVCLVAFLWICYTCSAFLLPTVYPITWDTFNYAPVALGLVLSLVMLWWVLDARKWFKGPVRNIDVNNGI